One stretch of Desulforegula conservatrix Mb1Pa DNA includes these proteins:
- a CDS encoding FG-GAP repeat domain-containing protein, with protein MKKTIAVLCLLAFTAGTAIAESKTKISVFPLKPSGGKEAEDLSRAIQEIMLAQLIEKDTIIAVSSPNAPADDKDAAQKAIKEGSDYAVTGGMAVFGKTSNLSIRLIDAKTASSVQAYSKIINKQEEIPEAINGSTQSIKSWISSKKPGQIEAPSAASPKVTPPPVQVTAPVQPQLPAPDDQSLLPATKTDSQNAESLILIDPIEKTLIFKTAGVDERIISIAPVNLGKNTQPEIVALTRNQTLFYKKAKNTIELSSKSEPPAGQRNLRVDAIDMDGDGKDEIFTTCLNTNFMSPVVSSNTIEGGKLVPSKSESGFFSATAYFKCKKILLIQKEDRGNNLYSGEIFQITGKSLDDRTVFKSPTDIHLDNFIFGQITEKPANMWLNYDSDSKMALRNEKGEAEWEGDEKFGGSMESMEKQMEGSKKDETERKYFKQRLIGFCDQSGRTYILTVKNEDIAKGMLSGYKKFTSGKAIIYGWSGIGLKEIWSSEAIPGGIHDFCLYDVDGDGLKDIVFAASIESAFKSKGYLAGIKLPEKIAKVIK; from the coding sequence ATGAAAAAGACCATCGCAGTATTATGTTTACTGGCATTCACAGCTGGAACTGCCATTGCCGAATCAAAAACAAAAATCTCTGTTTTCCCGCTTAAACCGTCTGGTGGAAAAGAAGCGGAAGATCTTTCCAGGGCAATACAGGAAATAATGCTTGCCCAGCTCATTGAAAAAGATACGATAATAGCCGTATCGAGTCCTAATGCGCCCGCAGATGACAAGGACGCCGCCCAGAAAGCCATAAAGGAAGGCTCAGATTATGCCGTAACCGGTGGTATGGCCGTATTCGGCAAAACCTCGAATCTCAGCATAAGGCTGATTGACGCAAAAACCGCTTCATCTGTCCAGGCCTACAGCAAAATCATCAACAAGCAGGAAGAGATTCCAGAGGCCATAAACGGCTCGACCCAATCCATTAAATCATGGATTTCATCAAAAAAACCCGGCCAGATCGAAGCACCATCCGCAGCTTCTCCCAAGGTAACTCCACCTCCTGTCCAGGTGACCGCTCCTGTTCAGCCTCAATTGCCGGCCCCCGATGATCAGTCCCTTCTCCCTGCAACCAAGACAGATTCCCAAAATGCGGAAAGCCTTATACTTATCGACCCGATAGAAAAAACCCTCATCTTCAAAACGGCCGGAGTAGACGAAAGGATCATCAGCATAGCTCCGGTCAATCTGGGCAAGAACACACAACCAGAGATTGTGGCCCTTACCAGAAACCAGACTCTTTTTTATAAAAAAGCAAAAAACACAATCGAGCTTTCGAGCAAATCAGAACCTCCCGCAGGCCAACGCAATCTCCGCGTGGACGCCATTGACATGGACGGTGACGGTAAAGACGAAATTTTCACCACATGCTTGAACACCAACTTCATGTCTCCGGTGGTATCATCAAATACTATTGAAGGAGGCAAACTTGTCCCTTCAAAATCTGAATCCGGTTTCTTTTCAGCGACTGCGTATTTTAAATGCAAGAAAATCCTTTTGATACAGAAAGAAGACAGGGGCAACAATCTTTATTCAGGAGAGATATTCCAGATTACTGGCAAAAGCCTGGATGACAGAACGGTATTCAAAAGCCCTACGGATATCCATCTTGACAACTTTATATTTGGCCAGATAACCGAAAAACCGGCCAATATGTGGTTAAACTATGACAGCGACAGCAAGATGGCACTAAGAAACGAGAAAGGCGAAGCCGAATGGGAGGGCGATGAGAAATTCGGCGGTAGCATGGAGTCCATGGAAAAGCAGATGGAGGGAAGCAAGAAAGACGAAACCGAAAGAAAATACTTCAAGCAAAGATTGATAGGTTTCTGCGACCAGAGCGGCAGGACATACATTCTCACCGTAAAAAACGAGGACATCGCAAAGGGAATGCTGTCAGGGTATAAAAAATTCACAAGCGGCAAGGCCATAATATATGGTTGGTCAGGAATAGGCCTCAAGGAAATATGGAGCTCGGAAGCTATCCCTGGCGGCATACATGATTTCTGTCTTTACGATGTTGACGGTGACGGGCTGAAAGACATAGTTTTTGCTGCGTCCATTGAATCAGCATTCAAGAGCAAAGGATATCTTGCAGGAATCAAGCTGCCTGAAAAAATAGCCAAAGTCATAAAATAA